A region of Oncorhynchus kisutch isolate 150728-3 linkage group LG29, Okis_V2, whole genome shotgun sequence DNA encodes the following proteins:
- the LOC109874158 gene encoding 55 kDa erythrocyte membrane protein isoform X2 yields the protein MTLKSNKNEPAVILERVNSARTALSDLYLEQLLQNKPKPEKGLMPAYETTGAEVYTNGSAGHMNGTEPTRMREVAFEKNPSEPMGVTLKLNGKQKCTVARILHGGMIHRQGYLNEGDEIAEINGKSVANQSVDQLQKILKDTNGVVTMKIIPNQPRCSPVCEMYMRAQVDYDPAKDDLIPCKEAGLKFKTGDIIHIINKQDPHWWQGRVDSSTADFAGLIPSPELQEWRMASKSKATEGTQSCSPFGKKKKCKDKYLAKHSSIFDQLDVISYEEVVRLPAFSRKTLVLIGAPGVGRSHIKSLLLTKYPGKFAYPAPHTTRPPRKDEENGQEYYFISNDTMTKCITGNELLEYGSFQGFMFGTKIETIQKIHEQGKIAVLDVEPQTLKLLRTADFAPLVVFIAPTNSDTKSEAVQLIQKESDAILSSYSHFFDVQLVNNDVDESVKGVEEGMEQATSTPQWVPVSWVY from the exons GGGCTTATGCCAGCCTATGAGACAACGGGAGCTGAAGTATACACCAACGGCAGTGCGGGTCACATGAACGGAACTGAGCCAACCAGGATGCGGGAGGTGGCGTTTGAAAAAAATCCCTCAGAGCCCATG GGGGTGACTCTAAAATTGAATGGAAAACAGAAGTGCACTGTGGCCAGAATATTACATGGGGGCATGATACACAGACAAG GTTATCTAAACGAAGGGGATGAAATAGCAGAGATCAATGGAAAGAGTGTGGCCAACCAATCTGTCGATCAGCTGCAAAAGATCCTG AAAGATACCAACGGAGTAGTCACAATGAAAATCATCCCCAACCAACCAAGGTGCTCTCCTGTGTGTGAG ATGTACATGAGGGCTCAGGTTGACTACGACCCTGCCAAAGATGACCTCATCCCATGCAAAGAGGCAGGGCTGAAGTTCAAAACGGGTGACATCATTCATATCATTAACAAGCAGGACCCACATTGGTGGCAAGGCAGGGTGGACAGCTCTACCGCCGATTTCGCTGGACTCATCCCCTCCCCAGAACTTCAAGAATG gCGGATGGCAAGTAAAAGCAAGGCCACAGAGGGCACCCAATCCTGCAGCCCCTTTGGAAAGAAGAAGAAGTGCAAAGACAAGTATCTGGCCAAGCACAGCTCTA TCTTTGACCAATTGGACGTGATTTCCTATGAAGAGGTTGTTCGGCTCCCTGCCTTCAGCAGAAAAACCTTGGTGCTTATTG GTGCACCGGGTGTAGGAAGGAGCCATATCAAAAGCCTGTTGCTGACCAAATACCCAGGGAAGTTTGCCTACCCAGCACCAC ACACCACCAGACCCCCACGTAAGGACGAGGAGAACGGGCAGGAGTACTACTTCATCTCCAATGACACCATGACCAAGTGCATCACTGGGAATGAGCTGTTGGAGTATGGCAGCTTCCAGGGGTTCATGTTTGGAACCAAAATAGAGACTATCCAGAAGATCCATGAGCAAGGAAAAATCGCTGTGCTGGATGTTGAACCACAG ACATTGAAACTCTTGCGGACGGCAGACTTTGCACCTCTGGTGGTTTTCATTGCACCCACCAACTCAGATACTAAG TCAGAAGCAGTGCAGTTGATCCAGAAGGAGTCAGATGCCATCCTCTCCAGCTACAGCCACTTCTTTGATGTGCAGCTGGTTAACAATGATGTTGATGAGAGTGTGAAAGgagtggaggaagggatggagcaAGCCACCTCCACCCCACAATGGGTGCCTGTTTCATGGGTCTACTGA
- the LOC109874158 gene encoding 55 kDa erythrocyte membrane protein isoform X1: MTLKSNKNEPAVILERVNSARTALSDLYLEQLLQNKPKPEKGLMPAYETTGAEVYTNGSAGHMNGTEPTRMREVAFEKNPSEPMGVTLKLNGKQKCTVARILHGGMIHRQGYLNEGDEIAEINGKSVANQSVDQLQKILKDTNGVVTMKIIPNQPRCSPVCEMYMRAQVDYDPAKDDLIPCKEAGLKFKTGDIIHIINKQDPHWWQGRVDSSTADFAGLIPSPELQEWRMASKSKATEGTQSCSPFGKKKKCKDKYLAKHSSIFDQLDVISYEEVVRLPAFSRKTLVLIGAPGVGRSHIKSLLLTKYPGKFAYPAPRKAFTFNGLLSGLRAIGFPKPIINCGSIQTTDTTRPPRKDEENGQEYYFISNDTMTKCITGNELLEYGSFQGFMFGTKIETIQKIHEQGKIAVLDVEPQTLKLLRTADFAPLVVFIAPTNSDTKSEAVQLIQKESDAILSSYSHFFDVQLVNNDVDESVKGVEEGMEQATSTPQWVPVSWVY; encoded by the exons GGGCTTATGCCAGCCTATGAGACAACGGGAGCTGAAGTATACACCAACGGCAGTGCGGGTCACATGAACGGAACTGAGCCAACCAGGATGCGGGAGGTGGCGTTTGAAAAAAATCCCTCAGAGCCCATG GGGGTGACTCTAAAATTGAATGGAAAACAGAAGTGCACTGTGGCCAGAATATTACATGGGGGCATGATACACAGACAAG GTTATCTAAACGAAGGGGATGAAATAGCAGAGATCAATGGAAAGAGTGTGGCCAACCAATCTGTCGATCAGCTGCAAAAGATCCTG AAAGATACCAACGGAGTAGTCACAATGAAAATCATCCCCAACCAACCAAGGTGCTCTCCTGTGTGTGAG ATGTACATGAGGGCTCAGGTTGACTACGACCCTGCCAAAGATGACCTCATCCCATGCAAAGAGGCAGGGCTGAAGTTCAAAACGGGTGACATCATTCATATCATTAACAAGCAGGACCCACATTGGTGGCAAGGCAGGGTGGACAGCTCTACCGCCGATTTCGCTGGACTCATCCCCTCCCCAGAACTTCAAGAATG gCGGATGGCAAGTAAAAGCAAGGCCACAGAGGGCACCCAATCCTGCAGCCCCTTTGGAAAGAAGAAGAAGTGCAAAGACAAGTATCTGGCCAAGCACAGCTCTA TCTTTGACCAATTGGACGTGATTTCCTATGAAGAGGTTGTTCGGCTCCCTGCCTTCAGCAGAAAAACCTTGGTGCTTATTG GTGCACCGGGTGTAGGAAGGAGCCATATCAAAAGCCTGTTGCTGACCAAATACCCAGGGAAGTTTGCCTACCCAGCACCACGTAAGGCCTTTACTTTTAATGGTCTTCTATCTGGTTTGAGAGCAATTGGTTTTCCAAAACCCATCATTAACTGTGGCTCGATCCAAACAACAGACACCACCAGACCCCCACGTAAGGACGAGGAGAACGGGCAGGAGTACTACTTCATCTCCAATGACACCATGACCAAGTGCATCACTGGGAATGAGCTGTTGGAGTATGGCAGCTTCCAGGGGTTCATGTTTGGAACCAAAATAGAGACTATCCAGAAGATCCATGAGCAAGGAAAAATCGCTGTGCTGGATGTTGAACCACAG ACATTGAAACTCTTGCGGACGGCAGACTTTGCACCTCTGGTGGTTTTCATTGCACCCACCAACTCAGATACTAAG TCAGAAGCAGTGCAGTTGATCCAGAAGGAGTCAGATGCCATCCTCTCCAGCTACAGCCACTTCTTTGATGTGCAGCTGGTTAACAATGATGTTGATGAGAGTGTGAAAGgagtggaggaagggatggagcaAGCCACCTCCACCCCACAATGGGTGCCTGTTTCATGGGTCTACTGA
- the LOC109874157 gene encoding H/ACA ribonucleoprotein complex subunit DKC1: MADVQMNSAKKQKKKEKTVAVDDVGDIQESGDFLIKPESRVASLDTSQWPLLLKNFDKLNIRTAHYTPLPNGSNPLKRNIQDYVRTGFINLDKPANPSSHEVVAWIRRILRVEKTGHSGTLDPKVTGCLIVCVDRATRLVKSQQSAGKEYVGIVRLHNAIENEHTLARGIETLTGALFQRPPLIAAVKRQLRVRTVYESKLIEYDPERRLGIFWVSCEAGTYIRTLCVHLGLLLGVGGQMQELRRVRSGVLGERDNLVTMHDVLDAQWQYDHNKDETYLRRVIYPLEKLLISHKRLVMKDSAVNAICYGAKIMLPGVLRYEDGIEINQDIVVITTKGEAICIATALMTTAVISTCDHGVVAKIKRVIMERDTYPRKWGLGPKASQKKMMIQKGLLDKHGKANGSTPSNWKEGYVDYSASKSKADGNGEAKRKREDSDSDAAAPSAPSTPSGEEKKEKKKKKKEKKQKLEADTEPAAETDGEVGESAKKKKKKKKKEAEAE, encoded by the exons ATGGCGGACGTACAAA TGAACTCTGCGAAAAAGCAGAAGAAGAAGGAAAAGACAGTTGCTGTTGATGACGTTGGG GATATTCAGGAGAGTGGAGATTTCCTCATCAAACCAGAGTCCAGAGTTGCTAGTCTGGACACATCTCAATGGCCTTTGCTGCTAAAA AATTTTGACAAGCTCAACATCAGGACAGCTCACTACACACCCTTGCCAAATGGCTCCAACCCTCTGAAGAGGAACATTCAGGATTATGTCAG GACTGGCTTCATCAACTTGGACAAGCCTGCCAATCCCTCCTCTCATGAGGTGGTGGCCTGGATCCGACGTATCCTGCGAGTGGAGAAGACTGGCCACAGTGGAACCCTGGACCCCAAGGTGACAGGCTgcctcattgtgtgtgtggacagagccACACGACTGGTCAAGTCCCAGCAGAGTGCAG GCAAAGAGTATGTGGGAATTGTTCGGCTGCACAATGCTATTGAGAATGAGCACACACTTGCTAGG GGTATTGAAACCCTTACAGGAGCTTTGTTCCAGCGACCACCACTCATCGCAGCTGTTAAGCGGCAGTTGAGAGTTAGGACCGTTTATGAAAGCAAACTCATTGAGTATGACCCAGAGAGGAGATTAG GTATTTTCTGGGTGAGCTGTGAGGCTGGGACCTACATCAGGACCCTGTGTGTCCACCTGGGGCTCCTCCTGGGTGTTGGTGGTCAGATGCAGGAGCTGAGGAGAGTTCGCTCTGGTGTTCTGGGAGAGAGG GACAATTTGGTGACCATGCACGATGTGCTAGATGCTCAATGGCAGTATGACCACAACAAGGACGAGACGTACCTTCGCCGAGTCATCTACCCACTAGAAAAGCTTCTAATATCTCACAAGCGTCTGGTCATGAAAGACAGTGCA GTGAATGCAATCTGCTATGGCGCAAAGATCATGCTGCCTGGTGTCCTGCGATATGAGGATGGCATTGAGATCAACCAGGATATTGTGGTTATAACGACCAAAGGAGAGGCCATTTGTATAG CTACTGCCCTCATGACGACTGCAGTGATCTCCACATGTGACCATGGGGTGGTGGCCAAGATCAAGAGAGTCATCATGGAACGAGACACCTATCCCCGCAAGTGGGGGTTAGGCCCAAAG GCCAGCCAGAAGAAGATGATGATCCAGAAGGGTCTGCTGGACAAACATGGCAAAGCCAACGGCAGCACTCCATCGAACTGGAAGGAGGGCTACGTAGATTACAG TGCGTCCAAATCAAAGGCTGACGGAAATGGTGAAGCAAAG AGGAAGCGCGAAGACAGTGACAGTGATGCAGCAGCACCCTCTGCTCCTTCCACTCCGtcgggagaagagaagaaagagaagaagaagaaaaagaaggaaAAGAAGCAGAAACTAGAAGCTGATACGGAGCCAGCagcagagacagacggagag GTTGGTGAGAGtgccaagaagaagaaaaagaagaagaagaaggaagcaGAAGCAGAGTGA